The genomic DNA CTTCAGCTATTAACGGCCTTTACTATTTTTCATTTAACACCACCATCAAACCACTTGATAATCCAAAGGTTAGAGAAGCTTTAACTCTTGCCATTGACAGAGAAACTATAACAGAAAAAGTCATAGAAAATAGTTCTATTCCCACAAGAAGGATTAGTCCCAATTTTAACAACTATTCTTATGGCAAGGAACTTAAACTATTTGACCCTGAGAGAGCAAAACAACTATTAGCTGAAGCTGGTTATCCTAATGGTATGGGATTCCCTAAACTAAAATTAAAATACAATACAAATGAAAACCATAAAAAAATCTGTGAATTTATTCAAAATCAATGGTCAGTAACTTTAAACATAAACATCGAACTTGAAAATGAAGAATGGACTACCTATTTAACAAATAGACAAAATGGAAATTATGAAATAGCAAGAGGAGGCTGGTTAGGCGACTATTCAGACCCATTAGCTTTTTTAAGCTTGTTCCAAAAAGAATTCTCCCACTTTACTTCATATAAATACTTTAACAAAGAGTATGAAAATCTTATTAATAAATCTGACCTTGAACAAGATCCAATGAAAAGACAAGACATCTTAAGAAAAGCTGAAGAAATAATAATAGAAAAAGACTTTCCTGTTGCTCCACTATACATATATGCTGGAAATTATCTCTTCAACAATGATAAATGGACTGGGTGGACCCCTAACATTCTAGAAAGATTTGATTTCTCTGAACTTAAAAGAATAAAATAATAAACCAAATTAATGCTTATCAAGGGTATCTTGATAAGCATCTATTCATTGACAACTCTAAAAATAACTGATAAATTAAAATTCAAAAATAATGTCTGTTATCTACAATAACAAGGAGGAAATATGTCATATCATTATATTCACAATTTTTTAAAAAATAAATTTAAATTGTTAATAATATTCTTAATAATGATAGCCTCTTGTAGCAAACCAACTGATAACAAACTATCTTTTAAAGTTAATATAGGAGGAGAACCTGCATCTCTTGACCCTCAATTAGACGATGGAAGTACAGGAGAAATCCAAGGACAACTATTCTTGGGACTTGTTATAGGAGACTCTAAAACTGGAGGATATAAACCAGGACTTGCTCATTCTTGGGATATCTCCGATGATGGTCTTATTTACACTTTTTACTTAAGAGAGGGGCTCGTTTGGAGTGATGGCGTACCTATTACTGCTGAAGGGATTAGAAAATCTTACCTTAGAGTCTTAAATAAAGAAACAGCAGCGCCTTATGTAAATATAATCAAATCAACAGTAAAAAATGCACAGGATTATTTCGATAGTAACGTATCTGATTCTGAACTTGGAGTTAAAGCTATTAACGACAAGACCTTAGAAATAACTCTTACTAATCCAAAGCCTTACTTCCTCGATATGTTAGTAAATCAAATTTTTGTACCAGTACCAGTTCATGCTATTGAAAAGTATGGCAGTAATTGGACAAATCCTGAAAATATGGTAGTAAGTGGGCCTTTTAAACTAAAAGAAAAAGTCCTAAATGAAAAATTAGTACTGGGGAAAAACGATAAATACTATGACGCAAAAAATGTAGCACTTGAAGAACTCGTGCTCTTAACAATAGATAATAATACAATCCTTTATAACATGTATTTAAATAATGAAATTGATGGCCTCTTCCACAGCATTCCTCCTGACACTCTGGCAAACATAGAACTAAGAGAAGATCATTATAGACACAGAAATAATACAATAGGATTTTTTTCATTTAACACCACTGTTAAACCACTTGATAATCCAAAAGTCAGAGAAGCTTTAACACTTGCCATTGACAGAGAACTGACATCTAAAACTTTTAATAAAGGGAAAGCAGAGCCCACAAGAAACTTAACTCCACCACTTGAACACTATTCTTATGGTAAAGAGCTCACATTATTTGACCCAAAGAGAGCTAAACAATTACTAGCTGAGACTGGTTATCCTGACGGTAAAGATTTTCCTACTTTAACAATATCAATCAGCATGGTACCCTACCAAAAAAAAATGGGAGAATTTATTCAAAATCAATGGAAAGAAATGCTAAATATTAACATTCAAGTCCAAACTCAAGAATGGTCAATACTCTCTCAAAACAGAAAAAATGGAAATTATGAAATAGCAATAACTGGAAGAATTGCTGATTTTAATGATCCACTATCATTCTTAAACATATTTACAAGTGAAAATTCGCACTTAGCATCATACAAATATTCAAATAAAAAATATGATGATTTAATAAAGCAATCTGATTTTGAACAAGACCCAATCAAAAGACGAGACATCTTAAGAAAAGCTGAAGAGATAATAGTAGAGAAAGACTTCCCTATAGCTCCAACATACATATATGTAGGAAATTATCTATTCAGAAATGATAAATGGACTGGATGGACTCCTAACCTTTTCAACAGACACAATCTACACGAATTAAAACCAATTAAAAACAGTTAAGCAAAAATTAAATTACAAAATGTAGTTAAAACATATAACACAAATAAATATTTATTTATAAAATGATAAAAACAAATGTCAATATTTTAAATAAATATTTAAGATTATGTGTTAAAATAATTAACTATGTAGATTAAAAATCCTATTGTTAAATAAGGAGCACTTATGCTAAAGTTTACCATACAAAAACTATTAGAAACAGTTCCAACTCTAATAGCAATAACTTTTTTATGCTTTTTAATAATGAGACTTGCTCCTGGGAATCCATTTGATTCTGAGAAACCTATTGATCCTCAGGTAAAAGAAAAATTAATGCAAAAATATCACCTTGATAAACCTTTTTATCTTCAAGCTTACTACTACATCACAAATGTTTTAAAAGGAGATTTTGGACCATCATTAAAAAAGAAAGACTTAAGTGTAAATCAATATATAAAATTAGGAATGCCTAAGTCATTTACAATCGGAATAATAACTTTAATATTATCTCTCATGCTTGGAATTTTATTCGGAACAATCGCCGCTATTAAAAAAAATACTCGAATCGATTATATAATAAGAGTAATAGCAATATTTGGAATTTCTGTACCTACTTTTGTAATTGGTCCCATTTTGCAATATTTTCTATCCGTAAAATTAGGCTTATTTTACACCTCTGGCTGGATTACAGAGCGCGGAGGTCTTGCAAATTTAGTTATGCCCATATTAACACTTACTTTGCCATATACAGCTATTTTTACAAGAATACTTAGAGGTTCTATGTTAGAAATATTAAATAGCGATTTTGTAAGAACAGCAAGAGCTAAAGGATTAAGTTTTAATGTAATAGTCAGAAAACATGTATTAATAGGAGCCATACTTCCTCTAGTAAGTTACATGGGACCTATTTTTGCTGGAATAATTTCTGGTAGTATGGTTATTGAACAAATATTTAGAATAGCTGGATTGGGTATGGTTACAGTAGAATCATCCCTAAACAGAGACTATCCACTATTAATGGGCTCTGTCTTAGTTTATTCAACCATACTGCTTATATCCATTTTAGTATCAGACATTGCTTACAAAAGACTTGACCCAAGAGTATAGGAGGATAACAAAATGAGCGACTATGAACAAAAAAACACCTCATTTGAGTCTCATACATCTAGTAGAAGAGCTTGGTTAAGATTTAAAGAAAATAAGCTCGCATTTATAAGCATATTTATTATTGGATTTTATATAATAATTGCAATATTGCAGCCAATCTTACCAATATATAAATACTATACTCAAGTGGTTGAACATGCTGATTTACCCCCATCTTTTAGACATGCTGGAGAATTATGGTATGAGAAAGAACTTAATTTCATACAAAAACTAGCAAAAAAAGAAAAACGAGAACTCAATGAAGAAGAAAACGCCAAACTAGAAGAAATAAAAGGGAGAATAGAAACAGAAGTCCAAAAAATTGACGGTAGAGATACTAAAATACACAAAAGAATATACATACTCGGAACAGATAGCCTTGGAAGAGACTTGCTTGCAAGAATAATACAAGGTAGTCAAATATCAATATCTGTAGGGTTTATTGGTGCATTCATATCGATGATAATAGGGACCATAATAGGGGCAATAGCAGGGTTCTTTGGTGGTATCACAGATAGGGTCATAACTAAAATAATAGAAATTCTTTATGTTTTGCCTTCTTTACTTGTAATAATAACATTAATGACTGTTATGGAAAGAAACATAATAGGGTTATTTATTGCAATTAGCATTATTTCATGGCTATCACTTGCCAGAATAGTTAGAGGGCAAATACAATCACTTTCAAAATCTGAATTTATACAAGCAGCTAGAACATTAGGTGCAACAAATAAGAGGATGATATTTAATCATTTAATCCCCAATAGCCTTGGTATGATAGCAATAATCACAACAATGAATGTTCCAGGGTTTATTATGGTTGAATCATTTTTATCATTTTTGGGTCTTGGAATATCAGCACCAATGACTAGCTGGGGAGAGTTAGTTAAAAATGGGATTCCTACATTTATTGAATATCCATGGAAAATTTTCATTCCAGCAACAGTCATGACAATATTCTTGCTATTTATGAATTTTTTAGGCGACGGATTAAGAGATGCATTTGATCCGAAGGATCAACTCTAGGAGAACAACCAAATGAAAGAAGATTACATATTGGAAATCAAAAATTTAGCAATTGAGTTTAAGTTAAAACACACAACAATATACCCTGTAAACAACATAAACCTAAAAATGAAAAGAGGAGAAATTAGGGCTATTGTTGGAGAATCTGGCAGCGGAAAATCTGTTACAAGTATGGCTATATTAAAGCTATTACCTGAAATGACAACAGTATACAAAGAAGGCGAAATACTATTTGAAGGACAAGATTTGCTTAAGCTTAGTGAAACAGAACTTCAAAGTATTAGAGGCAATAAAATAGCCATGATATTTCAAGATCCAATGACTTCTTTAAACCCATATTTAAGAATATCCACACAAATTGAAGAAACAATAATGTTGCATCAAAAACTAGACAAACATACAGCAAAGAAAAAAGCAATAGAAATGCTAAAGACCGTTGGTGTTGTGAGCGCAGAAGAGAGGATATCACATTATCCACATCAATTCTCCGGAGGAATGAGACAAAGAGTTATGATTGCAATGGCTTTAAGTTGTCATCCTTCTTTATTAATAGCAGATGAACCTACTACAGCTCTTGATGTTACAATTCAAGAACAAATACTATTACTCATTAAAAGTTTATCTAAAAAATTCAATACTTCAACAATACTAATAACTCATGATTTAGCAGTAGTTGCAGAAATTTGTGATACCGTATCTGTAATGTACCAAGGTAAATTTGTGGAAGAAGGGACAGTAGAAGAAATATTTAAAAATCCTAAACATCCATATACAATCGGGCTTTTAAAATCAATACTTACTCTGGATCAAGACCCAAATGAGCAGCTTTATTCAATTAAAGTAAACTCTATCGCATCAACTACAAATAACATCGAGGAGCTTTAAATGAACAACGGGAAAGACATAATTCTTAAAGTAGAAAATTTAGTACAAACATTTACAATTGGAGAAGACTTTTTATTTTGGAAAAATAAGCGCAAGATAAACGCTGTAAATGGCATCAGTTTTGAAGTTGAACGCAATAAAACATTAGGGCTCGTTGGAGAATCTGGATGCGGTAAATCAACAACTCTCAGGTCAATAATGCAACTCTATACACCAACATCTGGTAGCATATACTTTAATGGAAAAGACATCACTAAACTTCCAAAAAGAGAACTTTTGAAGACAAAAAAAGATATGCAAATGGTATTTCAAGACCCTCATACCTCTCTTAACCCAAGAATGACAATAAAAGAAATAATAGCAGAGCCATTAGTTATTTATAATGAAAATAAAATTCTTCCAAAAACAAAACAAGAGATAGATAAAAGAGTAAATGAACTAATGGACATCACCGAACTTGAAAAAAGCATGTTATCCAGATATCCACACGAATTCTCAGGAGGACAAAGACAAAGAATAGGAATAGCAAGAGCACTTGCTTTAAGTCCTAAGCTTTTACTACTAGATGAAGCCGTATCTGCTCTAGATGTATCAATAAGAGCGCAAATTTTAAATTTACTTAAAACTCTACAAAAAGAATTAAACTTATCTTATCTCTTTATATCCCATGACTTGGCAGTAGTCAAATACATGAGTGACAAAATTGCTGTAATGTATTTGGGGGTCATTTTAGAAGTTGCACCTAGAGATATCTTATTTTCAAATCCTATCCATCCATACACCAAAACGCTAATAGCATCTATTCCTGAAATCGATCCTGAAAAAAGAAAAAATAAAAATATAAAACTAGATGAACCATCATTATCAAGCATGCGAAATACAAATTCAACACCAGAAAGCATACCACTTGAAGAAGTAGAAAAGGATCATTTTGTATCTAAGTATCTTCTCGATGAAATGAATAACTTAATAAACAAATAAAGTTATAACCTATATGCTTTTCATAACTTGCTCTTCAAGCAAAGTGTCCTTTGTGTACGCCTGCCTCTAACTAAGACCCGTCTCTACGAACAATTTTCTACTAATACTAGAAAGTATTAATTCCATAACTCTATTGTTCATATATTTCCTTTTGCTTGTAATTTCAACAAGAATACAAACTTAATATCATAAATAAAAACTATTGATTATCAAAATAAGAAACTTCAAAATCTATCTTATTGTCAATTCCCTTAACAAAATACAGATTAGTTCTATTAACATTATTCTTATCTATCACTTTATTTCCAGAATCAACAAAATAATAATAAATCCTACCTTTAGGAAGGTCTTTAAGCTTAATAGTATATATCCCTTGATTGTGCTCCTGCTCAATTAATCTGTTTAAAAACGGATTAAAATTATTAAAATTCCCAGCTATTGTAACAACCTGCCCAGGACGACCTATATAAAAAATTTCAACTTCTCTACTATCAGAAGAATCAATTGGATTTCGTAAAGAAATATAACTATCATTTATACCTGAAATATCAATTACAGAAAATGGTATTAAGTCTTTATCATAGACTATATTTGTATTATATTCATCATTTGTCCAAATTCCATCCACAACAAGTTTATACTTTATTCTACAAAGCCCATGAGGAAGATTTACTTTTACAAAAAAAAGACCATACTTATTTTTCTGAAATAAATACTTTTTTGCATAACCATCAAAATCAAAAACAGCAAAGACTTTCCTAATACTTTTATCCGGAGGGTAAAACATAATAACCCTCTTAGAGTCAACTATTGGTGTTAAATTATCCTTTCTTGTTGAAATTTCCAAAAATTCAATTAAAGATAAATTAAAATTTTCAACAACATAACCTTCTAAATAACTAATATTAAAGATAAAAAATATAAAATAAAAAAAATATCTTGAAAGCCTTTTCATAACTTAATTGGAAAATCTAATACACAATTCTTTTGACAAATACTACACATTTATTTTATTTCTTATTATACTAAAAACATATAGTAAAGTAAATACAAATATTAATAACAAGGAGTTACAAAATGGGCTTTCATATTTATGAAATAAAAGCTAGGCAAATCATTGATTCTAGAGGAAATCCAACAGTTGAAGCAGATGTAGTACTTGAGGATGGTTCTTTTGGTAGAGCAGCTGTTCCATCAGGTGCCTCAACAGGAATAAATGAAGCTGTTGAATTACGAGACGGCAATAAATCTGTTTATATGGGTAAAGGAGTACTTAAGGCAGTTGAAAACATAACAAATATTATCTCTCCAGAACTTGAAGGAATGAGTGCTTTAAATCAAGTTGAAATTGACAGAAAAATGCTTGAGCTTGACGGTACACCTACTAAATCAAAACTTGGCGCTAATGCTATCCTTGCGGTTTCAATGGCTACAGCTAGAGCTGCCGCTGCTTATGTTGGACTTAAAGTTTATCAATACCTTGGAGCTTACAAGGCTAATGTTTTACCTACACCCATGTGTAACATTATCAACGGCGGTGCTCACTCTGACAATTCTGTTGATTTTCAAGAATTTATGATAATGCCGGTTGGAGCAAAAACTTTTAGTGATGCAATAAGAATGGCAGCTGAAGTCTTTCACACCCTTAAGGGCATTTTAAGCAAAAAAGGTTATGCAACCTCTGTTGGAGATGAGGGTGGTTTTGCACCAAACCTAAAGTCAAACGAAGAAGCTTGCGAAGTTATCATGGAGGCCATAAAGGGAGCAGGATATGAGCCTGGTAAAGATATCGCAATTGCCCTTGATCCCGCTACATCTGAACTTTATGATTCAAAGACAAAAAAATATGTACTTAGATGGTCAACTAAGGAAGAACTTAATTCTGAGGAAATGGTTGAATATTGGGCAAAATGGGTAGAAAAATATCCTATTATATCAATTGAAGATGGAATGGCTGAAGAAGATTGGGATGGATGGAAAAAACTCACAGATAAGATAGGAGATAAAGTTCAACTTGTTGGAGACGATTTATTTGTAACAAATACATCATTCCTTAAAAAGGGAATTGAAATGAAAGTTGCGAATTCAATTCTTATTAAAGTAAATCAAATTGGAACATTGACTGAGACTTTTGAAGCTGTTGAAATGGCAAAAAAAGCAGGATATACTGCAATAGTTTCACATCGTTCAGGAGAAACGGAAGATACAACAATCGCTGATCTTGTTGTTGCACTTGGAACAGGACAGATTAAAACAGGTTCTTTGTCAAGAACAGATAGAATAGCTAAATATAACCAACTTTTAAGAATAGAAGAAGAACTAGGAAGTATTGCTGAATATCACGGCAAAGATGTTTTTTATTCCATTAAGAAAAAATAAAAAAAAGCCCCCACGGGGCTTTTTCATAAAAATACAAATTCTTATCTTTTTGAAAATTGGAAACTTTTTCTAGCTTTCTTTCTGCCAAATTTCTTACGCTCAACCTTTCTTGAATCTCTTGTTAAAAACCCATTAGATTTAAGAACTACTCTATGTTCCTCATCAAGTGCAAAAAGAGCCCTTGCAACCCCATGCCTAATAGCACCAGCCTGACCCGAAATGCCTCCACCATAAATATTTATATAAACGTCATATTTCCCAAGAGTATTTGTTAAAACCAATGGTGATAAAGCAAGTGTTCTTAAATTTTCAAGCTGTATATAAGAATCAAAATTTCTACCATTAATCTTAATCTCACCCTTACCTTCTCTAATATACACCCTAGCAACAGAAGACTTCCGTCTTCCAGTACCCATTGCTAAATTAACACCCTTAACATTTACCTTTGCCATTTTCCCTCTCTTAATCCAAATCTAATTTATAAGGATTTTGTGCCTTAAGATTATGTTCAGCCCCAGAAAAAACCCTAAGATTCCTAAAAAGCTCACGCCCCAAAGGCCCCTTTGGCAACATACCCTTAATAGCTATTTCAAGAGGAGCTGTCGGCTTCCTCTCAGACAATGTCCTAAAAGTATCAGAATAAAGGCCCCCCGGATATCTTGAATGTCTATAATAAATTTTCTGAGAATATTTCTTACCCGTAAGCTTAATCTTTGAAGCATTAATAATTATAACATTATCACCCAAATCTTGATGAGGTGTATAATAAGCCTTATGCTTACCTCTCAAAATCCTAACCGCTTCTGTAGCAATTCTACCAAGAACTTTATCATTAGCATCAATAATACACCATCTCTTCTCCACATACCTTGGTTTAACCCATATTGTCTTATTCTCAGTTATTCTATTCATAGTAATTAAAGTCCTCACTTAGATATTGTACAAAATCATACTTTTAAATTGTATTATTTGTAAACTAACCTGTCAATACTAATAACTAAATTTATCATATAGCTTAAAAGAAACTTTTCGAAATCCATCTAAATCTCCCTTAGAAAATTTTAAAGGAACAATAGAAGGATTGTCAAAAACAGGACTAATTAAATATCCATTCTTTAAATATTCATTAAAAACTTCAACATGATACTCAGATTTATAAAGAGGAAACATGTATCTATTCATTATTCTAAACATAGAAGTAGCGAAAATATCAAAATTAATTTTTTTATCCTTTTCATAAGACATAATATTAACAAGCATATGTCTAGCAACTGCTAAAGTTAAAGCATCGAAACTATTTCTAAATTCTATTTTTTTAGATAAATTATCTATTATAACAATACTAATAGACATGCACCCCGGCATTGGAATATTTACAAGCATAGGATACCTAAAATTACTAAATCCAACCTTAAATTCATATATTCCATGCTTTTCTTCCCAAGGTTTACTAAAATAACTTTGACCCGTTAAAGATAATAAAAATTCCCTAGCATCTCTTTCAAACTTAAAAACATATGCACACCCCGCCTCTTTAAAAAAAGAAAAAAAAACATTTTCAAATTGTTTTCTAAATATAGAAGGATAAGAAGCTGTAAGTCCTCTTGAAAAAGTTTGTTTAAGAATAAGATTTAAACCTTTAACCCTATGTCCTAAAAAATTATTACCCCCATTCAAATATAAATCCAAATACCTATTACCCTTAATATCATAAAGGTAAAAAAACCTTGCTCTCTTAATAATTGGAATACAATTTATCAGAGACTCACTACACATCCTTTAATCTGTCCATTAAAATTTCACTCGCAAGCACAGGATTAATTTTTCCAGAAGTTTTTTTCATAATTTGTCCCATCATAAATTTCAACGCATGACTTTTACCCTTTCTGTAAAGTTCAACTGATTTAGGATTTTCATTTAAAACTTCAATCACAACCGACTCAATCAAAGACTTATCACTTATCTGTTCTAAATTTTTCTCACTAACAATTACAGAAGGAGAAACATTTGTCTCAAGCATTTCTACAAATATTTCTTTAGCAATCTTACCACTTACTCTCTCACTAACAATAAGTTCAACAAGTTCTCTAATATATGATGGGGGTATATTAAAG from Borrelia turcica IST7 includes the following:
- a CDS encoding peptide ABC transporter substrate-binding protein; the protein is MSYHYIHNFLKNKFKLLIIFLIMIASCSKPTDNKLSFKVNIGGEPASLDPQLDDGSTGEIQGQLFLGLVIGDSKTGGYKPGLAHSWDISDDGLIYTFYLREGLVWSDGVPITAEGIRKSYLRVLNKETAAPYVNIIKSTVKNAQDYFDSNVSDSELGVKAINDKTLEITLTNPKPYFLDMLVNQIFVPVPVHAIEKYGSNWTNPENMVVSGPFKLKEKVLNEKLVLGKNDKYYDAKNVALEELVLLTIDNNTILYNMYLNNEIDGLFHSIPPDTLANIELREDHYRHRNNTIGFFSFNTTVKPLDNPKVREALTLAIDRELTSKTFNKGKAEPTRNLTPPLEHYSYGKELTLFDPKRAKQLLAETGYPDGKDFPTLTISISMVPYQKKMGEFIQNQWKEMLNINIQVQTQEWSILSQNRKNGNYEIAITGRIADFNDPLSFLNIFTSENSHLASYKYSNKKYDDLIKQSDFEQDPIKRRDILRKAEEIIVEKDFPIAPTYIYVGNYLFRNDKWTGWTPNLFNRHNLHELKPIKNS
- a CDS encoding ABC transporter permease, translated to MLKFTIQKLLETVPTLIAITFLCFLIMRLAPGNPFDSEKPIDPQVKEKLMQKYHLDKPFYLQAYYYITNVLKGDFGPSLKKKDLSVNQYIKLGMPKSFTIGIITLILSLMLGILFGTIAAIKKNTRIDYIIRVIAIFGISVPTFVIGPILQYFLSVKLGLFYTSGWITERGGLANLVMPILTLTLPYTAIFTRILRGSMLEILNSDFVRTARAKGLSFNVIVRKHVLIGAILPLVSYMGPIFAGIISGSMVIEQIFRIAGLGMVTVESSLNRDYPLLMGSVLVYSTILLISILVSDIAYKRLDPRV
- a CDS encoding ABC transporter permease, producing the protein MSDYEQKNTSFESHTSSRRAWLRFKENKLAFISIFIIGFYIIIAILQPILPIYKYYTQVVEHADLPPSFRHAGELWYEKELNFIQKLAKKEKRELNEEENAKLEEIKGRIETEVQKIDGRDTKIHKRIYILGTDSLGRDLLARIIQGSQISISVGFIGAFISMIIGTIIGAIAGFFGGITDRVITKIIEILYVLPSLLVIITLMTVMERNIIGLFIAISIISWLSLARIVRGQIQSLSKSEFIQAARTLGATNKRMIFNHLIPNSLGMIAIITTMNVPGFIMVESFLSFLGLGISAPMTSWGELVKNGIPTFIEYPWKIFIPATVMTIFLLFMNFLGDGLRDAFDPKDQL
- a CDS encoding ABC transporter ATP-binding protein, translated to MKEDYILEIKNLAIEFKLKHTTIYPVNNINLKMKRGEIRAIVGESGSGKSVTSMAILKLLPEMTTVYKEGEILFEGQDLLKLSETELQSIRGNKIAMIFQDPMTSLNPYLRISTQIEETIMLHQKLDKHTAKKKAIEMLKTVGVVSAEERISHYPHQFSGGMRQRVMIAMALSCHPSLLIADEPTTALDVTIQEQILLLIKSLSKKFNTSTILITHDLAVVAEICDTVSVMYQGKFVEEGTVEEIFKNPKHPYTIGLLKSILTLDQDPNEQLYSIKVNSIASTTNNIEEL
- a CDS encoding ABC transporter ATP-binding protein, giving the protein MNNGKDIILKVENLVQTFTIGEDFLFWKNKRKINAVNGISFEVERNKTLGLVGESGCGKSTTLRSIMQLYTPTSGSIYFNGKDITKLPKRELLKTKKDMQMVFQDPHTSLNPRMTIKEIIAEPLVIYNENKILPKTKQEIDKRVNELMDITELEKSMLSRYPHEFSGGQRQRIGIARALALSPKLLLLDEAVSALDVSIRAQILNLLKTLQKELNLSYLFISHDLAVVKYMSDKIAVMYLGVILEVAPRDILFSNPIHPYTKTLIASIPEIDPEKRKNKNIKLDEPSLSSMRNTNSTPESIPLEEVEKDHFVSKYLLDEMNNLINK
- the eno gene encoding phosphopyruvate hydratase, with the protein product MGFHIYEIKARQIIDSRGNPTVEADVVLEDGSFGRAAVPSGASTGINEAVELRDGNKSVYMGKGVLKAVENITNIISPELEGMSALNQVEIDRKMLELDGTPTKSKLGANAILAVSMATARAAAAYVGLKVYQYLGAYKANVLPTPMCNIINGGAHSDNSVDFQEFMIMPVGAKTFSDAIRMAAEVFHTLKGILSKKGYATSVGDEGGFAPNLKSNEEACEVIMEAIKGAGYEPGKDIAIALDPATSELYDSKTKKYVLRWSTKEELNSEEMVEYWAKWVEKYPIISIEDGMAEEDWDGWKKLTDKIGDKVQLVGDDLFVTNTSFLKKGIEMKVANSILIKVNQIGTLTETFEAVEMAKKAGYTAIVSHRSGETEDTTIADLVVALGTGQIKTGSLSRTDRIAKYNQLLRIEEELGSIAEYHGKDVFYSIKKK
- the rpsI gene encoding 30S ribosomal protein S9, yielding MAKVNVKGVNLAMGTGRRKSSVARVYIREGKGEIKINGRNFDSYIQLENLRTLALSPLVLTNTLGKYDVYINIYGGGISGQAGAIRHGVARALFALDEEHRVVLKSNGFLTRDSRKVERKKFGRKKARKSFQFSKR
- the rplM gene encoding 50S ribosomal protein L13, which encodes MNRITENKTIWVKPRYVEKRWCIIDANDKVLGRIATEAVRILRGKHKAYYTPHQDLGDNVIIINASKIKLTGKKYSQKIYYRHSRYPGGLYSDTFRTLSERKPTAPLEIAIKGMLPKGPLGRELFRNLRVFSGAEHNLKAQNPYKLDLD